The Harpia harpyja isolate bHarHar1 unplaced genomic scaffold, bHarHar1 primary haplotype scaffold_118, whole genome shotgun sequence genome includes the window tcagtcccatctgggatggagagctgcagtgtgtggggaatgaatcccacctcatctcctgccgcagagggtcctccagggaccagccctgcacccacgcgaccagcgctgttgtcacctgcacacgtaaggactcagggaggTGTTGAACaccggggctgtgccaggggctggggaaCAGAGCAAGGGCCGTGCTGGGCCAGGTGTGAGGACAGGAGGGATGATGGCATTGTCTGCAGCATGAAAATagtgcagaaggagaagaaaggcatGCTGTCACTCTGGCGTCTCCGCCAGCTACTGAGGGTACACGAGCACCAAtccaccctctctcctcctctgtccccagaatACACAGGGTTCAGGCTGGTGAACGGCAGCACAGCATGTGCAGGGAGGGTagaggtccaggtgctggggacctgggggaccctctgtgcctcccGCTGGGATCTGTCGGATGCCCACGTTCTCTGTCGTCAACTCAACTGTGGGTTTGCTGAGTCCATTCCTGGAGGAGAGCATTTTGGGAGAGAGACTGGCCCTGTCTGGAGAGACTCATTCCACTGTGACGGGACAGAAGCCCACCTGGGACAGTGCCCAGTGATCACCCTGGGGGCCTCACCATGCTCCCACGGGAACAACGCTGCTGTCGTTTGCTCAGGTGAGTGCTGGAAAAGTGCTGCATTAACTCCATTTGCCCTTTGTGTGTGACGTGGCCACCCAAAACAGGGATGCCATGGCAGTGCAAAgctgaatttctccctggagaaaccctggcttccCCAGGAGCCATCTGGAGGGCTTTGCCTGCTCAGAGTGACAGCTCTACTTTGGGAGAGCTGAGGGCTGAATGGAGGCAGGCATCTGCCCCCAGGGTGGTGGCTTaggccccagcaccaccaccaggcctgggctcctccgtTCTCCTACTGTGGGACAAGCCCggcacagggctgcagggctgtgctccatctctctggctgcagacaactgcatcccatccccagagagagctctgcagagcctcatcccaccacccaggcagcaggtgctgggtgcccccagcagcagcagacctgggtGTGAGCTGCAGAGAGGGCCCGGGTCTTGCCCTCGCTTCTCATCAGCAAAAGGCTTAATCTTGTCGTGTTTGGTCAGAAAATCCCCCCTCGCCCTGCTCCCTGAAGGTTGCCATGCTCCCCGGTGCCACCAATGGTtgtggcatctctgctctccccaggctcagccGGCTTTGCATCCCTGCGGCTGGCgggtggagggagccggtgcgaTGGACGAGTGGAGATCTTCCAGAATGGGACGtggggcagagtcctggatgaccagtGGGACGTGCGggaggccagcgtggtgtgccggcagctgcggtgtggagaggcagagaaagcctaCAACCCCCCAAAGCCTGAGAGAGGGATGGGTCCCGTGGGGCTGCGAGGGGTCCGGTGCGCAGGGCACGAGGCCAACCTGgccctctgcaacacctccctgcccaAGAGTTCACCGGTGGCAGGGATTGTGGAGGACGTGGGAGTCATTTGCTGGGGTGAGAGGCGCTGCACGGGCCCCCCAGGTGATGGGGTAGGTGGGCAGCCGGCCCCTGACAGCAACTGGGGTTTCTGCCCACTACAGGGAGCCGGAGGGTCCAGCTGGTGAACGGGTCCGGGCGCTGCGCTGGGAGAGTGGAGATCTACTACCAGGGCATCTGGGGGACTGTCTGTGACGATGGCTGGGACCTGTCTGATGCCGCCGTCgtttgccaccagctgggctgtggagggGCAGTGGAGGCAGCCAGCTCCGCTCGGTTTGGGACAGGCTCCAGgcagatctggctggatggcgTGAACTGCTCTGGGGCTGAAGCTGCTCTCTGGGACTGccctgccaggccctgggggcagCACGACTGCGGGCACAAAGAGGATGCGGGAGTCATCTGCTCAGGTCTGTGGTGGGAGCTGTAGTGGGAGCCTGGCTCTCGCGGAGGCCAGGATAGAAGGAGAGATGGGCATGGCCAaggctgtccctggctgcctcTGAGCTCCTGCCCGAGCATGTCCTGTGGACACCCATGCAAAGGTACCCTCAGTCCCACTgcgggtccctggggagctcagTCGTCCCCGAGGGTcagcaggaagggcagggtgTCTGTCCATCAGGGACTTCGTTCTGACCTTGGGTGCAAGGCGGATGTATTTTCCATGGCCCTACCCCGCTGTGGGCCTGGGGGGTGCAGAGGTGtcctggctcccacagccccagaccagcctgttcccccttggtgcctttcctcccagagttcgtggccctgaggctggagaacagtgaTGGCTGCTCCGGGCGCCTGCAGGTTTTCTACAACGGGACGTGGGGCAGCATTTGCTCCAACTCCATGACTCTCGACACAGTGTcgctggcatgcaaggagctgggctgcggggatggaGGATCCCTGGAAACACAGCTGCCTTATGGAAGGGTGTCTGGCCCTACGTGGCTGGATAACatgcagtgtggggagaaaaccagctccttctggcagtgtccctctgctccctggaacCCACGGTCATGTGAAGACCTGAGAGAGGAGAtccacatcacctgcaatggtaACTCTGAGCCACCTGGGCACCCCAGTGTCACCCCAGCTCCTGTTCCCTGCTGGGTATGGctaaatgcagagaaagagcttgGAGGGGCTTTTTGTTTCCATGTCAGTCCCTTCTGCTAGTGGTGGCAGAAAAGCGATCACAGCCACACACGTCCAGCAGCAGTTGCCACCCAGGTTACCAACAGcgcctgggggaggcagaggcatctccaggtgaggtctcagaaGAGACCAAACAGGGTTCAGAAGAGCCTCCCCTCCATAGacatgctcctgctgctgtgttAAACAGGGaccttttggggctgagcagtcGGGGTCCCCTCACAGTCCTGTGCGTGTCCCCTCAATGACCAGGGTTCAGTTGCTGCCGTGATCGAgatggcagagggaggcacaaGCAGAACTCAGTCCTGCTCTGTTCTGCATGACCTCCCGAACCAGCCCTTTCACCacagtgtttccttcttcagGGAGACGCCCAGAAATGCCCTCGATCCCGCTGGCCCCGTGCCCCAACTCCACGACGTGCACAGGTAGGGAGCTGCTCCTCCGTGTAAGCTTCTTttctggcagggctctgcctgctgtcccaGTGCCATGGGaggtctttgccttctccagacagggagaagattcgtgccgtgggaggtgaggacgggtgctcgggcagagtggaggtgtggcaccgtggctcttgggggacggtgtgcgacgactcctgggacatgcgggatgctgaggtggcgtgcaggcagctgggctgtggccccGCGGTGTCTGCCTTGCATGAGGCTGCgtttgggatggggacgggccccatctggctggagcaggtggagtgccgTGGGACAGAGccatctctgcaggactgctgggcccGGCCTGGGGATGGCGGTGCTTGCCGGCATAAGGAAGATGCTGCCATGAACTGCTCAGGtgagtggcagggctgggacctcTTGCTCGGGTattggcagggagctggggaaggccTTTTGCCCCATTGGTCCTGGCATGGCCCCTGACCTCCCAAGAGCGAGAATGTTCCTGCGGAGCGCAGgagcctggtgccaagtgggGAGCAGCCTCGGTGGAACTGGACGTCTTCTGGCCATTGCCCGtggggccctgcagccccagggttatcccctgggctgcctgtgccatCCTGCAAGCCACCCGGAGCAGAGGCACTGAGCCCTATCCCGACCTCTCTTTCTAGCAGCACAGGAGGGGCAATTTGGGTGGGATGGGTCAGGGACATCCATAGACACACAGACGGTGTGTTGGGGAGGAGGCTCCCCGGTACCCACACACCCAccctctcagcccagctctccttttcctcctctgcagctacacccaggacagcagcatccccaccacGAGCAGGTAACTTGTCTTCCCCCTGGGGCTGGGTATCCCCAGGGCAAGGCTGTGACCCACAGCTGGGTGGAAGGGGCTCCTTGCTGGGGTGTGAAACTCCCAGGAGAAGGCACTGTTCTGGTGGTGAGGGGGTAGGGAAGGTTGTCATTTACTCATCAGGGTAGAAGCTTCTCCATTGCTCATCCCTGGGgccctccaccccctgctgcctTGTGTGATGGGGGTCAGGAATGGTGCTTTTTCCACCTcacccaggcctggtgctggcctTCCCATATTCTTGCCCACACAGATTCCCCCCGGGGCCGTCTGAGTGGCAGTGGGAGAGTCTCAGTGCCTGTCATCATCTGCATCATCctgggggcccttctctgcctgctcctggccctcctggctgggcaagcactaagcagcagggctgggcgcagAGGTTGGTCTTTCCACAGCGCTCCCAGGGGGAGATAGATACCTCCTGGAAGGGCTGCGGGGTGTCAGtgaggggcacaggcagagctggggggatgaGACCGTGTGCTGCCACCTGTCCCATGTACCATCCCATTGAGTGCCTGGCCATGGagcaccagcagcaaggggtggAAAGAGCCCAGAGTTGGGGGAGGTAGCAATGGGGCGAGGAGAGAAATGGCACAGTGGTACTGGGGGAGATGTGAGCAGAAGGGAGATGGCCAAAGCTGGCAGTGCTCTGggtagtgctggggggggctctgggacAAGGCAGATGAGGGAggagtgcagggcagcagggtccaTCTCTGTGGTGTCAggcccccaggctgtcccctctgccc containing:
- the LOC128138223 gene encoding scavenger receptor cysteine-rich type 1 protein M130-like, whose protein sequence is MGTEGLLSPQMLWLLLWVQLCRGAAEVRLADGGRRCAGRVEVKHNDEWGTVCDDYWSMTDAAVVCKQLGCGSAVGAPQYGHFGAGSGPIWVDDVGCNGTESALSDCKHSGWGEHNCGHSEDAGVMCSGAVEVRLADGDRHCAGRVEVKQQDQWGTICGDYWSMNNAAVVCKQLGCGSAVGAPQYGQFGEGSGPIWMDDVGCNGTESALSDCKHSGWGEHNCFHARDAGVICSEYTGFRLVNGSTACAGRVEVQVLGTWGTLCASRWDLSDAHVLCRQLNCGFAESIPGGEHFGRETGPVWRDSFHCDGTEAHLGQCPVITLGASPCSHGNNAAVVCSGSAGFASLRLAGGGSRCDGRVEIFQNGTWGRVLDDQWDVREASVVCRQLRCGEAEKAYNPPKPERGMGPVGLRGVRCAGHEANLALCNTSLPKSSPVAGIVEDVGVICWGSRRVQLVNGSGRCAGRVEIYYQGIWGTVCDDGWDLSDAAVVCHQLGCGGAVEAASSARFGTGSRQIWLDGVNCSGAEAALWDCPARPWGQHDCGHKEDAGVICSEFVALRLENSDGCSGRLQVFYNGTWGSICSNSMTLDTVSLACKELGCGDGGSLETQLPYGRVSGPTWLDNMQCGEKTSSFWQCPSAPWNPRSCEDLREEIHITCNGRRPEMPSIPLAPCPNSTTCTDREKIRAVGGEDGCSGRVEVWHRGSWGTVCDDSWDMRDAEVACRQLGCGPAVSALHEAAFGMGTGPIWLEQVECRGTEPSLQDCWARPGDGGACRHKEDAAMNCSGETAASPPRADSPRGRLSGSGRVSVPVIICIILGALLCLLLALLAGQALSSRAGRRGSRSAQEPFPEALYEEIGYSPVWEKQARFPRSEKAYTDLQFPGQLCLAGKYQIRVCITLVGPSGSCVKMFAQDTPETAWTVCMLLCSPSRKFQGHPSPQ